Proteins co-encoded in one Arthrobacter alpinus genomic window:
- a CDS encoding BlaI/MecI/CopY family transcriptional regulator, translating into MATLGDLERAVMDLLWKHQEAITANTLRDLLSQRTSEDNVESRPLAVTTVLTVLSRLEKKGLVERERASRPHRYRAVTSREEHTAELMLEVLGSAPDREAVLARFIGTVSAGEAQTLRELLGRS; encoded by the coding sequence ATGGCAACGCTTGGAGATTTGGAAAGAGCCGTCATGGACCTGCTGTGGAAGCATCAGGAGGCCATTACGGCCAATACGCTGCGTGATTTGCTCTCGCAGCGGACTTCAGAGGACAACGTGGAATCGCGTCCCCTGGCCGTCACCACTGTCCTGACGGTGCTGTCACGGCTGGAGAAGAAGGGCCTGGTTGAGCGCGAACGTGCCTCACGCCCGCACCGCTACCGCGCCGTCACGAGCCGCGAAGAGCACACAGCGGAACTCATGCTCGAGGTTCTGGGCTCTGCCCCTGACCGCGAAGCCGTCTTGGCGCGTTTCATTGGCACCGTTAGTGCTGGTGAGGCGCAGACCCTGCGCGAGCTTTTGGGACGCTCCTAA
- a CDS encoding DUF7455 domain-containing protein: MTTTTISSPELTTLDRCDRCGAQAYVRVVLESSGGELRFCGHHARAVEATLKPLSSQWHDETSRLTEKAPVSVD; encoded by the coding sequence ATGACAACCACGACAATCAGCAGCCCAGAGCTGACAACCCTTGATCGCTGTGACCGTTGCGGCGCACAGGCATATGTGCGAGTAGTTTTGGAATCCTCCGGCGGCGAGCTGCGCTTCTGCGGCCACCATGCCCGCGCAGTAGAGGCCACGTTGAAGCCCTTGTCTTCACAGTGGCACGACGAGACCAGCCGCTTGACCGAAAAGGCGCCCGTTTCAGTCGACTAA
- a CDS encoding RNA polymerase sigma factor: MSATAKSNVSTTQETEDPTSSVTVPLTPAQKRAATIAAKKAAAGDTAPAAKAAPKKAAPARRGKGKSDDEPVADGVVEEDEQEDSAPERPVATGTGFVYSDSDDDDAPVQQVMSAGATADPVKDYLKQIGKVALLNAEQEVDLALRIEAGLFATEKLKAGADAMDTQLERDLKRIVHDGKIAKNHLLEANLRLVVSLAKRYTGRGMLFLDLIQEGNLGLIRAVEKFDYTKGFKFSTYATWWIRQAITRAMADQARTIRIPVHMVEVINKLARVQRQMLQDLGREPTPEELAKELDMTPEKVVEVQKYGREPISLHTPLGEDGDSEFGDLIEDSEAVVPADAVSFTLLQEQLHSVLDTLSEREAGVVAMRFGLTDGQPKTLDEIGKVYGVTRERIRQIESKTMSKLRHPSRSQVLRDYLD, encoded by the coding sequence GTGTCTGCTACTGCTAAGAGCAACGTCTCCACAACCCAAGAGACTGAGGATCCCACCTCGTCAGTGACTGTGCCACTGACACCAGCACAGAAGCGCGCTGCCACCATCGCCGCTAAAAAAGCTGCTGCCGGTGACACTGCGCCCGCAGCCAAGGCTGCTCCAAAAAAGGCTGCGCCCGCCCGCCGTGGCAAGGGCAAATCTGATGACGAGCCTGTCGCTGACGGAGTAGTTGAAGAGGACGAGCAAGAAGACTCGGCACCGGAGCGTCCAGTCGCAACTGGTACCGGATTTGTTTACTCAGATTCTGACGATGATGATGCACCTGTTCAGCAGGTCATGTCAGCCGGTGCTACCGCTGACCCCGTCAAGGACTACCTCAAGCAAATCGGTAAGGTTGCCTTGCTCAACGCTGAGCAGGAAGTTGACCTGGCCCTGCGCATTGAAGCTGGCTTGTTTGCAACGGAAAAGCTTAAAGCTGGCGCCGACGCCATGGACACTCAGCTCGAGCGTGACCTCAAGCGCATCGTCCATGATGGCAAGATCGCCAAGAATCACCTGCTGGAAGCCAACCTGCGTCTGGTAGTCTCCCTGGCCAAGCGTTACACCGGCCGTGGCATGCTCTTCCTGGACCTCATCCAGGAAGGTAACCTGGGCCTGATCCGTGCTGTTGAGAAGTTCGACTACACCAAGGGCTTCAAGTTCTCCACGTACGCCACATGGTGGATCCGTCAGGCCATCACCCGTGCCATGGCCGACCAAGCTCGCACCATCCGCATCCCGGTGCACATGGTTGAAGTCATCAACAAGCTGGCCCGCGTGCAGCGCCAGATGCTGCAGGACCTGGGTCGCGAACCCACACCCGAGGAATTGGCCAAGGAATTGGACATGACCCCGGAAAAGGTTGTCGAGGTTCAGAAGTACGGCCGCGAGCCCATCTCCTTGCACACCCCGTTGGGTGAAGACGGTGACTCCGAGTTCGGTGACTTGATTGAAGACTCCGAAGCTGTTGTTCCCGCCGACGCAGTGTCCTTCACACTGCTGCAGGAGCAGCTGCACTCTGTCCTGGACACCTTGTCCGAGCGTGAAGCTGGCGTGGTAGCCATGCGCTTCGGCCTGACCGATGGCCAGCCGAAGACTTTAGACGAAATCGGCAAGGTCTACGGTGTTACGCGTGAGCGTATCCGTCAGATCGAATCAAAGACCATGTCTAAGCTGCGCCACCCGTCACGTTCACAGGTGCTGCGCGACTACCTGGACTAA
- a CDS encoding DUF4192 domain-containing protein: MSKPLETIKVSAGEDLLAFIPHMVGYWPESSVVCIGMMGKKLQATMRLDLPPEDADARDTERFATIAATQLANDKTSDGCLIAIFGRRDWPHPKDQPYAKLFKAFRKAFADRGLPVRDAWYVGKENWRSLTCSDARCCPWPGKSNLSIRESFVNAEFVFRGSMIGEAPKEQVRQLTAVRDVDFVAAVVAAGEQSRGPLGRNGCGHDQLTATLQAWQFSVELWPKPPDAHMCAFLLASLADSTVRDCVIMLLATSGEYALAGAVGLWLSGSDTEDTAYPLNWYGGNQAAGKPLRMEWATEELIQEAAYDFSSFLVGSTAPRIPGEQPHLLDWERLDGAEPFLHFLARASDSPEKAPVLCILGWIQWCKGRGSWAGEYFQACLAHQPGYRLASLLDQLLSAGHVADCAKDRTTAWRREEQLQESDRDEAA, encoded by the coding sequence ATGAGCAAACCACTAGAAACGATTAAAGTCAGTGCCGGTGAAGATCTCCTGGCATTCATTCCCCACATGGTGGGATACTGGCCCGAATCCAGCGTTGTCTGTATCGGCATGATGGGCAAAAAGCTTCAGGCCACCATGCGCCTAGACCTTCCTCCTGAGGATGCCGACGCCCGGGACACGGAACGCTTTGCCACCATTGCGGCAACTCAGTTGGCCAATGACAAGACGAGTGATGGCTGCCTCATCGCTATCTTTGGCCGCCGCGATTGGCCTCACCCCAAAGACCAGCCGTACGCAAAATTGTTCAAGGCGTTTCGCAAGGCATTTGCGGACCGCGGACTACCCGTTCGGGACGCGTGGTACGTAGGCAAGGAGAACTGGCGATCACTTACTTGCTCCGACGCCCGGTGTTGTCCGTGGCCAGGCAAAAGCAACCTCTCCATTAGAGAGAGCTTTGTGAACGCCGAGTTTGTTTTCCGCGGCAGCATGATCGGCGAGGCGCCCAAAGAGCAGGTGCGCCAGCTGACGGCAGTCCGTGACGTGGATTTTGTTGCTGCAGTTGTTGCCGCCGGGGAACAGTCCAGAGGACCGCTGGGCCGCAACGGCTGTGGCCATGACCAGCTGACGGCGACATTGCAAGCGTGGCAATTCAGTGTCGAACTCTGGCCCAAACCGCCGGATGCGCACATGTGCGCATTCCTGCTGGCCAGTCTCGCCGATTCAACTGTCCGCGACTGCGTCATCATGCTCTTGGCAACGTCGGGCGAGTATGCCCTTGCTGGAGCCGTAGGACTATGGCTAAGCGGATCCGACACTGAAGATACCGCCTATCCGTTGAACTGGTACGGCGGCAATCAGGCGGCAGGTAAGCCCCTCCGCATGGAATGGGCCACTGAGGAACTCATTCAAGAAGCCGCCTATGACTTCAGCAGCTTTCTGGTGGGCAGTACGGCCCCGAGAATTCCAGGGGAACAACCTCACTTGCTTGATTGGGAAAGACTTGATGGGGCAGAGCCATTCCTGCACTTTCTCGCCCGGGCCAGTGACTCGCCCGAGAAAGCGCCCGTACTGTGCATCTTGGGTTGGATTCAATGGTGCAAGGGCCGGGGAAGCTGGGCCGGAGAGTACTTCCAGGCCTGCCTTGCGCATCAGCCCGGCTACAGATTGGCATCTTTACTGGATCAGCTGTTGTCGGCTGGACACGTGGCCGACTGTGCCAAAGACCGCACAACAGCATGGCGCCGGGAAGAACAGCTGCAAGAATCCGATCGTGACGAAGCCGCATAG
- a CDS encoding MFS transporter: protein MDSKRAWLVWGVGIFAYLIAITHRTSFGVAGLVATERFGATAAALSAFTVIQLVVYAVLQIPVGMMVDRFGPRVMIATGAALMAVGQLQLAAATAIPGGVVGRIFVGAGDAMTFIAVIRLIPLWFPTRRVPILTQMTGQLGQIGQLISIAPFAFVLHAFGWSPAFVGLAALGVLACVLSAALLRNAPAGTVAPVIRNGMKETAADLATAWRQPGTRLGMWSHFATQFSGTVFVLTWGYPFLVSGQGLDTSTASVLLSLFVVVGIACGPFLGSWVGKHPLRRSTMVLMVTVAIVAVWAAVLLQTGPSPLWLLVLLILVLALGGPASMIGFDFARTFNPSHRVGTATGIVNVGGFFAALVTMYMVGLVLDLLNGAGFSKDGLYSLDAFRVAFSFQFLVLGIGIAAVIRTRRKVRISMAERGETVPPLRVALADRSRRRQQYRDEIRSEKIKRKQ from the coding sequence GTGGATAGTAAACGTGCATGGTTGGTGTGGGGCGTCGGAATATTTGCCTACCTGATTGCAATCACGCACAGAACATCCTTTGGCGTAGCGGGGTTGGTGGCAACCGAGCGCTTTGGCGCCACTGCTGCAGCGTTGTCAGCCTTTACCGTTATTCAGCTGGTGGTCTACGCGGTGTTGCAAATCCCCGTGGGCATGATGGTGGATCGTTTCGGTCCCCGCGTCATGATCGCCACCGGCGCCGCACTGATGGCCGTAGGGCAACTGCAACTGGCTGCCGCAACGGCCATCCCCGGCGGCGTGGTGGGGCGCATCTTTGTTGGCGCCGGCGATGCCATGACGTTCATCGCCGTCATCCGCCTGATCCCGCTGTGGTTTCCAACCCGTAGAGTACCCATTCTGACTCAGATGACGGGCCAACTAGGTCAGATTGGCCAGCTCATCAGTATTGCCCCCTTCGCATTTGTGCTGCATGCATTCGGTTGGAGCCCAGCGTTTGTGGGCCTGGCGGCGTTGGGCGTACTTGCCTGTGTGCTGTCCGCGGCACTGCTGCGAAACGCCCCAGCCGGCACTGTGGCACCTGTTATCCGCAATGGCATGAAGGAAACTGCTGCTGATCTGGCCACCGCATGGCGTCAACCCGGAACGCGGTTGGGCATGTGGAGCCATTTTGCCACCCAGTTCTCCGGCACTGTTTTCGTCTTGACATGGGGTTACCCGTTCCTGGTCTCAGGCCAGGGGTTGGACACGTCGACAGCCAGCGTGCTGTTGAGCCTGTTTGTTGTGGTGGGGATCGCGTGCGGACCGTTCTTGGGTAGTTGGGTGGGTAAGCACCCACTCCGCCGGTCCACCATGGTGCTGATGGTGACCGTTGCCATTGTTGCGGTGTGGGCTGCTGTGCTGCTGCAAACCGGGCCTTCCCCGCTGTGGCTGCTGGTACTTCTTATTCTGGTCCTTGCCCTCGGTGGGCCGGCTTCCATGATCGGCTTTGACTTTGCCCGGACCTTCAATCCCTCCCACCGAGTGGGCACAGCCACCGGCATTGTGAATGTGGGTGGATTCTTTGCCGCCTTGGTGACCATGTACATGGTGGGTTTGGTCCTTGACCTACTGAACGGGGCCGGCTTCTCCAAAGACGGGCTGTACTCCCTAGATGCCTTCCGCGTGGCGTTCTCCTTCCAGTTTTTGGTCTTGGGGATCGGAATCGCTGCCGTTATCAGGACCCGACGCAAGGTGCGGATCTCCATGGCGGAAAGAGGCGAAACCGTTCCGCCACTGCGTGTAGCGTTGGCTGACCGCAGTCGGCGCCGGCAGCAATACCGGGATGAGATCCGCAGCGAAAAGATCAAGCGCAAACAGTAA
- a CDS encoding proteasome assembly chaperone family protein produces MNKFEFTPFHAPESLYALNEELLAAEDLRGANLIMAFTGFSDAGQVVTQIAGELVDHLDHEPVAIFDIDQLIDYRSRRPRITFTQDHLSDYKAPSLVLYRMTDALGTPFLFLYGNEPDLQWERFSSAVLGLIERLDVNLVSWVQSVPMPVPHTRPIGATVHGNRPELIEGISAWKATMEIPAAIGHVLEVKLAEAGRNVVGYAIHVPQYLSDAEYPPAAVAGLEFLGAAASLMLPSERLREAGRAVERQITEQVEASSEVAAVVTNLEKRYDEHTEGMSRRSLLAGDNDELPDADELGAAVEAYLASRDGESQGGTQTETETQSKSGPEGGLG; encoded by the coding sequence ATGAATAAATTCGAATTCACCCCGTTCCACGCCCCTGAGTCCCTGTATGCCCTGAATGAGGAGCTGTTGGCCGCCGAGGATCTTCGCGGTGCCAATCTCATCATGGCCTTCACCGGGTTCTCCGACGCGGGCCAGGTGGTAACGCAAATTGCCGGTGAACTGGTGGATCATCTGGACCACGAGCCGGTGGCCATTTTTGATATTGACCAGCTCATTGACTACCGCTCACGCCGGCCGCGTATCACCTTCACCCAGGATCACCTGAGTGACTACAAAGCTCCCTCGCTGGTGCTGTACCGCATGACTGATGCCCTGGGGACGCCGTTTCTGTTCCTGTACGGCAACGAGCCAGACCTTCAGTGGGAGCGCTTCAGCAGTGCCGTTTTGGGCCTGATTGAGCGTCTTGACGTGAATCTGGTGTCCTGGGTGCAATCGGTTCCCATGCCTGTCCCGCACACTCGCCCAATAGGTGCCACGGTGCACGGTAACCGGCCCGAACTCATCGAGGGTATCTCTGCGTGGAAGGCCACCATGGAGATTCCCGCCGCCATTGGCCATGTCCTTGAAGTCAAGCTGGCCGAGGCGGGGCGCAATGTGGTGGGTTACGCCATCCACGTCCCGCAATACTTGTCCGACGCCGAGTACCCGCCCGCCGCCGTCGCCGGTCTGGAATTCCTGGGAGCAGCAGCCTCGCTGATGCTGCCCAGTGAACGCTTGCGCGAGGCCGGCCGGGCTGTGGAACGCCAAATTACTGAGCAGGTGGAGGCCTCGAGTGAGGTGGCCGCGGTAGTCACAAACCTGGAGAAACGCTACGACGAACACACCGAAGGGATGTCTCGACGATCCTTGCTAGCTGGGGACAATGATGAACTGCCCGACGCCGATGAGCTGGGTGCCGCTGTTGAAGCGTACCTGGCTAGCCGCGATGGCGAATCCCAGGGTGGCACGCAGACTGAGACTGAGACGCAGAGCAAGAGCGGGCCCGAGGGTGGCTTAGGCTAA
- a CDS encoding leucyl aminopeptidase encodes MTAKEPITFRVISSDLAKVSSDALVVAVAKGTDGPVILDAPLAPAALTSLKASLSALGVTGAADQVLRLPGLPDTGAKILVLAGVGKVLGSAVTEEALRRMAGATIRQLAGLGHVVIAVPTTSVSQVSALVEGAALGGYQYASLHSSRAGKQAPVSKVTIFSTLAKDPELAAALERAAVVAKAVNATRTLVNEPPSVLYPATFAEAAKDLAKGLPVKVTVFDEKKLLKDGWGGIMGVGQGSSRPPRMVKVEYKSERSVADLALVGKGITFDSGGISIKPGAGMVTMKCDMAGAAAVLNTVLAVAALGLPVNVTGWLCIAENMPSGTAIRPSDVLTMFGGKTVEVLNTDAEGRLVMADGLVAASQEFPDVIIDVATLTGAQVVALGHRTAGVMGDEGVSAALKAAADRAGELLWPMPLPEELRPSLDSPVADMANIGERMGGMMTAAVFLQEFIGKGKDGELIPWAHLDIAGPAFNEGAPYGYTPKQGTGMAVRTLVSYVEDVVSRSA; translated from the coding sequence GTGACTGCCAAAGAACCCATCACCTTCCGCGTCATCAGTTCCGACTTGGCGAAAGTGTCCTCTGACGCGCTCGTCGTCGCTGTGGCCAAGGGTACCGACGGCCCCGTCATCCTCGATGCGCCGCTCGCCCCCGCCGCCCTGACATCCTTGAAGGCGTCGCTGTCCGCTTTGGGCGTGACTGGCGCGGCCGATCAGGTTCTCCGCCTTCCCGGCCTGCCGGACACCGGTGCCAAGATCCTGGTCCTGGCCGGTGTTGGCAAGGTCTTGGGTTCGGCCGTCACCGAGGAAGCGTTGCGCCGCATGGCCGGTGCCACCATCCGCCAGTTGGCTGGACTTGGCCATGTGGTCATCGCTGTACCTACGACGTCGGTCAGTCAGGTTTCCGCCCTTGTCGAAGGTGCCGCTCTGGGCGGGTACCAATATGCCAGCCTGCATTCTTCCAGGGCCGGCAAGCAGGCGCCCGTGTCCAAGGTGACCATTTTTTCAACGCTCGCCAAAGATCCGGAATTGGCAGCCGCACTGGAGCGCGCCGCCGTGGTGGCCAAGGCCGTCAATGCCACCCGCACACTTGTCAACGAGCCACCGAGCGTCCTCTACCCGGCCACCTTTGCCGAAGCCGCCAAGGACTTGGCAAAGGGCCTGCCCGTCAAGGTCACAGTTTTCGATGAGAAGAAGCTCCTCAAGGACGGCTGGGGCGGCATCATGGGCGTCGGCCAGGGATCCTCGCGCCCCCCGCGCATGGTCAAGGTTGAATACAAGTCCGAGCGGTCCGTGGCGGATCTCGCCCTGGTGGGCAAGGGCATCACCTTTGACTCCGGTGGCATCTCCATCAAGCCCGGTGCCGGCATGGTCACCATGAAGTGCGATATGGCCGGTGCCGCAGCTGTGTTGAACACCGTGCTGGCCGTGGCCGCACTCGGCTTACCCGTCAACGTCACCGGCTGGCTCTGCATTGCCGAGAACATGCCCTCCGGTACTGCTATCCGCCCCTCGGATGTCCTCACCATGTTTGGCGGAAAAACGGTTGAGGTCCTGAACACGGACGCCGAGGGCCGCTTGGTCATGGCGGACGGTCTCGTAGCCGCCTCTCAGGAATTCCCTGATGTCATCATTGACGTAGCAACCCTGACCGGCGCTCAGGTCGTAGCTTTGGGCCACCGCACAGCGGGCGTCATGGGCGATGAAGGCGTCAGCGCAGCATTGAAGGCAGCCGCTGACCGCGCCGGGGAACTGCTCTGGCCCATGCCGCTGCCCGAAGAGCTGCGCCCCTCCCTGGACTCCCCCGTTGCAGACATGGCGAACATCGGTGAGCGCATGGGCGGCATGATGACGGCTGCTGTTTTCTTGCAGGAGTTCATTGGCAAGGGCAAAGACGGAGAACTCATCCCCTGGGCCCACCTTGACATTGCCGGCCCAGCCTTCAATGAAGGCGCCCCGTATGGCTACACCCCAAAGCAGGGAACGGGCATGGCTGTCCGCACCTTGGTGAGCTACGTGGAAGACGTTGTGTCTCGCAGCGCATAG
- the lpdA gene encoding dihydrolipoyl dehydrogenase, whose product MAEQAAGQEFDILVLGGGSGGYATALRAVQLGMTVGLVEKGKLGGTCLHNGCIPTKALLHAAEVADHAREGASIGVNSQLNGIDLVGVNKYKDGIIAGKYKGLQGLIKGKGVTVIEGEGRLTAANTITVNGVNYTGKNIVLATGSYSRSLPGLEIGGKVITSDEALGMTELPKSAIVLGGGVIGVEFASVWKSFGVEVTIIEGMASLVPNEDASIIKVLERTFRKRGIKFNTGTFFQGVEQNNDGVKATLVDGKTFEADLMLVAVGRGPSTAGMGFEEAGVTIDRGFVITNDRLHTGVGNIYAVGDIVPGIQLAHRGFQQGVFVAEEIAGMNPVIVEDINIPKVTYCDPEIASVGLNEKQAKEKFGGENVETIEYNLAGNGKSAILGTGGIIKFVREKDGPVVGVHMIGSHIGEQIGEAQLIVNWEAYPEDVAALMHAHPTQNEALGEAAMALAGRPLHG is encoded by the coding sequence GTGGCCGAACAGGCAGCTGGGCAAGAATTCGATATTTTGGTTCTCGGCGGTGGCAGCGGCGGTTACGCAACTGCCTTGCGAGCAGTCCAATTGGGAATGACCGTTGGTCTGGTGGAGAAGGGCAAGTTGGGCGGCACATGCCTGCACAACGGCTGTATTCCCACTAAGGCGCTGCTGCACGCAGCAGAAGTGGCTGATCACGCACGTGAAGGCGCCTCCATTGGCGTCAACAGCCAACTCAACGGGATCGACCTGGTAGGCGTGAACAAGTACAAGGACGGCATCATTGCCGGCAAGTACAAGGGTTTGCAGGGTCTCATCAAGGGCAAGGGCGTCACGGTCATCGAAGGTGAAGGCCGCCTGACCGCAGCCAACACCATCACGGTGAACGGCGTGAACTACACCGGCAAGAACATTGTTCTGGCCACCGGTTCATACTCCCGCAGCCTGCCCGGCCTGGAAATTGGCGGCAAGGTCATCACCTCCGACGAGGCCCTCGGTATGACGGAACTGCCCAAGAGCGCCATTGTGCTCGGCGGCGGCGTCATTGGCGTCGAATTTGCTTCCGTCTGGAAGTCCTTCGGCGTAGAGGTCACCATCATCGAAGGCATGGCCTCACTGGTACCCAACGAAGATGCATCGATTATCAAGGTTCTCGAGCGCACCTTCCGCAAGCGCGGCATCAAGTTCAACACCGGCACCTTCTTCCAGGGCGTCGAGCAGAACAACGACGGCGTCAAGGCCACCTTGGTTGATGGCAAGACGTTCGAAGCCGATCTGATGCTCGTTGCTGTTGGCCGTGGCCCGTCCACCGCTGGCATGGGCTTTGAAGAAGCGGGTGTCACAATCGACCGCGGCTTCGTCATCACCAACGATCGCCTGCACACCGGCGTTGGCAACATCTACGCAGTGGGAGACATTGTCCCCGGCATTCAGCTGGCTCACCGCGGCTTCCAGCAAGGCGTTTTTGTTGCTGAAGAAATCGCCGGCATGAACCCGGTCATCGTCGAAGACATCAACATCCCCAAGGTCACCTACTGTGACCCGGAGATCGCTTCGGTCGGTTTGAACGAGAAGCAGGCCAAAGAAAAATTTGGTGGCGAGAACGTCGAAACCATCGAGTACAACTTGGCTGGAAACGGCAAGAGCGCCATTCTGGGCACCGGCGGAATCATCAAGTTCGTCCGCGAAAAGGATGGCCCCGTGGTGGGCGTTCACATGATCGGCAGCCACATTGGCGAGCAGATCGGTGAAGCCCAGCTCATCGTGAACTGGGAAGCCTACCCTGAGGATGTTGCTGCTCTGATGCACGCACACCCCACACAGAATGAAGCTTTGGGAGAAGCGGCAATGGCTTTGGCCGGACGCCCGCTCCACGGCTAG
- the sucB gene encoding 2-oxoglutarate dehydrogenase, E2 component, dihydrolipoamide succinyltransferase, with product MSESVNLPALGESVTEGTVTRWLKQVGDRVEVDEPLLEVSTDKVDTEIPSPFAGILEEILVPEDETAEVGAPLCRIGTGAAAPAQAPAAEAPAPVEAPAAPAPAAEAPAAPAQAPAAAAPAGDAHELVLPALGESVTEGTVTRWLKAVGDSIEVDEPLLEVSTDKVDTEIPSPVAGVLLEIRVPEDETAEVGGVLALIGDAGAAAPAAPAPAAAPAPVAAPATPVAAPAPAAPAPVAAPVAAPAPAAAPAAPAVAPAAAASGSESNYVTPLVRKLAKTHNVDIATVTGTGVGGRIRKEDVVAAAEAAKAAAAPAPSASAAPAAKAAPAVVPSSLRGTTVKAPRIRQVIARRMRESLEASTQLTQVHEIDMTRIVKLRTKAKNQFQATNGTKLTYLPFIAKAVTEALKVHPSVNGEYNEETQQITYHNAEHLAIAVDTDKGLLVPVISNAGDLNLAGLAGKIADVASRTRSGKIGPDELSGGTFSITNIGSVGALFDTPIINQPNVAILGTGAIVKRAVVVADADGDDTIAIRHMMYLCLTYDHRLVDGADAGRFLQTLKARLEDGAFEADLGL from the coding sequence ATGTCTGAATCCGTGAACTTGCCCGCCTTGGGTGAAAGCGTCACCGAAGGAACCGTCACACGATGGCTCAAGCAGGTCGGGGACCGCGTCGAAGTTGACGAGCCCCTACTGGAGGTTTCCACCGACAAGGTTGACACCGAGATCCCGTCGCCCTTCGCCGGCATCCTGGAAGAAATTCTGGTACCCGAAGATGAGACTGCCGAAGTTGGCGCTCCGTTGTGCCGCATTGGCACCGGCGCAGCCGCACCGGCGCAGGCTCCCGCCGCTGAAGCTCCGGCTCCCGTTGAGGCTCCGGCAGCACCGGCACCCGCCGCTGAAGCTCCGGCCGCACCGGCCCAGGCACCTGCCGCTGCAGCTCCGGCTGGCGATGCCCACGAACTGGTTCTGCCTGCTTTGGGCGAGTCCGTGACCGAAGGTACCGTCACCCGCTGGCTCAAGGCCGTTGGTGACTCCATCGAGGTCGACGAGCCGTTGTTGGAAGTATCCACCGACAAGGTTGACACCGAGATCCCCTCCCCCGTAGCTGGCGTCTTGCTGGAAATCCGCGTCCCCGAGGACGAGACCGCTGAAGTTGGCGGCGTGCTGGCACTGATCGGCGACGCAGGAGCAGCCGCTCCGGCAGCCCCCGCTCCGGCCGCTGCCCCGGCTCCTGTTGCAGCTCCGGCCACACCCGTTGCTGCTCCGGCTCCCGCAGCTCCCGCCCCGGTGGCAGCACCTGTTGCTGCTCCGGCTCCCGCTGCTGCGCCGGCAGCTCCTGCTGTTGCTCCGGCCGCTGCCGCGTCAGGATCAGAGTCCAACTATGTGACCCCCTTGGTTCGCAAGCTTGCCAAGACTCACAACGTTGACATCGCCACCGTCACCGGCACCGGTGTTGGCGGACGCATCCGCAAGGAAGATGTTGTCGCTGCCGCAGAAGCCGCCAAGGCCGCTGCAGCCCCAGCCCCGAGCGCATCCGCCGCCCCCGCTGCCAAGGCCGCTCCCGCCGTCGTACCCTCATCATTGCGCGGTACCACGGTGAAGGCACCTCGCATCCGCCAGGTCATCGCCCGCCGCATGCGCGAGTCGCTGGAAGCATCCACGCAGCTCACGCAGGTGCACGAGATCGACATGACGCGCATCGTCAAGCTGCGCACCAAGGCCAAGAACCAGTTCCAGGCCACCAACGGCACCAAGCTGACCTACTTGCCGTTCATTGCAAAGGCAGTCACTGAAGCGCTCAAGGTGCACCCCTCGGTCAATGGTGAATACAACGAGGAAACTCAGCAGATCACCTACCACAACGCCGAGCACCTCGCGATTGCTGTGGATACCGACAAGGGCCTGCTGGTTCCTGTCATCTCCAACGCAGGAGACCTGAACCTTGCTGGCCTGGCTGGCAAGATCGCCGATGTTGCCTCACGCACCCGCAGCGGCAAGATTGGTCCGGACGAGCTCTCCGGCGGAACGTTCTCCATCACGAACATCGGTTCCGTTGGCGCACTGTTCGACACCCCCATCATCAACCAGCCCAACGTTGCCATCCTTGGCACCGGCGCGATCGTCAAGCGCGCAGTGGTTGTTGCTGACGCTGACGGCGATGACACCATCGCCATCCGTCACATGATGTACCTGTGCCTGACGTACGATCACCGCCTGGTGGACGGCGCAGACGCTGGCCGCTTCCTGCAGACCTTGAAGGCTCGTCTGGAAGATGGCGCGTTCGAGGCTGATCTGGGCCTGTAA
- a CDS encoding OsmC family peroxiredoxin produces MAATRNAHAGWVGDLPTGKGQVTLDSSELGSFDITWRARTEASECKTSPEELIAAAHSSCFAMAFSHELAGAGFAADYVNTSAAVTFVPGTGITGSHLTLATKIPGITQEQFDTIANGAKAGCPVSAALAGIEITLEATLEA; encoded by the coding sequence ATGGCAGCAACACGTAACGCCCATGCAGGCTGGGTCGGAGACCTTCCCACAGGCAAGGGCCAAGTCACCTTGGACAGCTCAGAACTGGGCAGCTTTGACATCACCTGGAGGGCTCGCACCGAGGCTTCTGAATGCAAGACCAGTCCCGAAGAACTCATCGCCGCAGCGCACTCATCGTGCTTCGCCATGGCCTTCTCGCACGAGCTTGCTGGCGCCGGCTTCGCCGCAGACTACGTCAACACCAGCGCCGCCGTCACGTTCGTCCCCGGCACCGGCATCACCGGCAGCCACCTGACGCTCGCAACGAAAATCCCGGGCATCACCCAGGAGCAGTTCGACACCATCGCCAATGGCGCCAAGGCGGGCTGCCCCGTGTCAGCCGCACTGGCTGGCATCGAGATCACGCTCGAGGCAACCCTGGAGGCGTAG